A stretch of the Metopolophium dirhodum isolate CAU chromosome 8, ASM1992520v1, whole genome shotgun sequence genome encodes the following:
- the LOC132951463 gene encoding guanylate cyclase soluble subunit beta-1, translating to MYGFVNYALELLVLKTFGEETWEKIKKDAEVTMDGQFLVRQIYDDEITYNLVSSAAQILELPASSILELFGKMFFEFCQDSGYDKILQVLGATPRDFLQNLDALHDHLGTLYPGMRAPSFRCTERTEDGALVLHYYSDRPGLEYIVIGIVKTVASKLHNTEVEVEILQTKEECDHVQFLITEKNTTGQRQSDQTAEVETLSQEPKISPATFCHVFPFHLMFDRDLNVLQTGCTITRVIPMVQGPEPCKLTQILYPVRPHLELTFDNILAHINTVYVLNTKPGIMNGDSNNGCSISLRLKGQMLYVPETDLMLFLCYPSVVNLDDLTKRGLYISDIPLHDATRDLVLMSEQFEADFKLTMDLEFLTDKLQQTYRELESEKQKTDRLLYSVLPISVATELRHKRPVPPKRFECVTLLFSGIVGFSDYCAGHADSKGAMKIVRMLNQLYTAFDVLTDPKKNPNVYKVETVGDKYMAVSGLPEPCEEHVRCIARLALDMMDLSHTVVVDGVPVRLTIGIHSGEVVTGVIGHRMPRYCLFGNTVNLTSRTETTGIPGKINVSENAYNVLNQSNNWDPQFEFTYRGLVPMKGKPEPMKVWILTRKRADDENTEALQQ from the exons ATG tacggATTCGTGAATTACGCTTTAGAGCTGCTCGTGTTGAAAACATTTGGCGAAGAGACGTGGGAAAAAATCAA AAAAGATGCAGAGGTTACAATGGATGGTCAGTTTTTGGTCAGACAAATTTACGATGACGAAATTACATACAATTTGGTGTCTTCGGCTGCACAAATTCTcg AGCTGCCCGCGAGTAGCATATTAGAACTGTTCGGGAAGATGTTTTTCGAGTTTTGCCAGGATTCCGGTTACGATAAAATCCTACAGGTGCTCGGAGCCACACCCCGGGACTTTCTTCAA AATCTGGACGCTTTGCACGATCACTTGGGCACACTGTATCCGGGCATGAGAGCACCGTCATTCCGGTGCACAGAAAGGACAGAGGACGGCGCGCTCGTCTTGCACTACTATTCCGACCGTCCCGGGTTGGAGTACATTGTCATCGGCATTGTGAAG ACCGTCGCCAGTAAACTGCATAACACCGAGGTGGAAGTTGAAATATTACAAACTAAAGAGGAATGTGATCATGTGCAGTTCTTAATAACCGAAAAGAATACCACGGGTCAACGTCAAAGCGATCAAACAGCCGAAGTCGAGACACTATCGCAAG AACCGAAAATTAGTCCGGCCACGTTTTGCCATGTGTTCCCATTCCACCTGATGTTCGACAGAGACTTGAACGTCCTTCAAACCGGTTGCACGATCACCAGAGTAATACCCATGGTACAAGGGCCAGAACCATGCAAATTAACACAAATCTTATACCCC GTAAGACCTCATTTGGAATTGACATTCGACAACATTCTAGCGCACATAAACACCGTGTACGTTCTGAACACGAAACCGGGAATTATGAACGGCGACTCCAACAACGGTTGTTCGATATCTCTGCGTCTCAAA GGCCAGATGCTGTATGTTCCGGAAACGGATCTAATGTTGTTTCTGTGTTACCCGAGTGTCGTGAATCTGGACGATCTGACCAA ACGAGGCCTGTACATCAGCGATATACCTTTGCACGATGCCACTAGGGATTTGGTGTTGATGTCCGAACAATTCGAAGCCGATTTCAAACTGACCATGGATTTGGAATTTTTAACCGACAAGCTCCAGCAGACTTATAGGGAGCTGGAGagcgaaaaacaaaaaaccgaCAG GCTGCTGTACTCCGTGCTGCCGATCAGCGTGGCGACAGAGCTGCGGCACAAGCGGCCGGTTCCGCCGAAAAGGTTCGAGTGCGTGACACTGCTGTTTTCCGGCATAGTCGGCTTCAGCGACTATTGTGCCGGTCACGCGGACTCGAAAGGCGCCATGAAAATCGTCCGGATGCTCAACCAGCTCTACACGGCTTTCGACGTGCTCACCGACCCGAAGAAAAACCCAAACGTCtacaag GTGGAGACTGTCGGCGACAAATACATGGCAGTCAGCGGACTTCCAGAACCTTGCGAAGAGCATGTCCGGTGCATTGCTCGGCTGGCTTTGGACATGATGGACCTCAGTCATACGGTTGTAGTGGACGGTGTGCCTGTT CGCCTAACCATAGGCATACACAGCGGTGAAGTGGTAACCGGAGTGATTGGTCACCGGATGCCCCGGTATTGTTTATTCGGTAACACCGTAAATCTAACCAGCAGGACAGAAACCACGGGCATTCCAGGAAAAATCAACGTCTCTGAAAACGCATACAA